The following coding sequences lie in one Hippoglossus hippoglossus isolate fHipHip1 chromosome 14, fHipHip1.pri, whole genome shotgun sequence genomic window:
- the LOC117774844 gene encoding olfactory receptor 52D1-like — protein MNNFSEVTSFLLSDYYGMKDLKPLYFCMFLILYITIIVENVALIWVVYREKHLHEPMYLLLCNLAVNGLYGGSALLPALLSIMLSHSYEISLSLCQTQIYAIHTFVIIEFTILAVMSYDRYVAICHPLPYHALMSQKLVKLIIFMWLFPMLAFLIVFIFTLQLRFCNRSIEKVYCANFLLVKLACTDTSVVNIIGLLSVGVYALPQLIMIFYSYAHILRICALSFGKSGFKALKTCTPHLLAITNFSIGCFFEIAQSRFNIRNLPYGVKLFLSLYFLIFPPILNPAIYGLGIQSIRVQLFKHFSRKSKQVRMM, from the coding sequence ATGAACAATTTCTCTGAAGTAACATCTTTCCTTCTGTCTGATTACTACGGCATGAAGGACCTGAAGCCGCTGTACTTCTGCATGTTCCTGATTTTATACATAACTAttattgttgaaaatgttgcaTTGATTTGGGTGGTCTATCGTGAAAAGCACCTGCATGAGCCGATGTATTTGCTGCTGTGTAACTTGGCTGTGAATGGTTTGTATGGAGGCAGCGCTCTGCTGCCGGCGCTGCTGAGCATCATGCTCTCCCACTCCTATGAGATATCTCTGTCGCTGTGTCAGACACAGATCTACGCCATTCACACGTTTGTCATCATTGAATTCACAATTCTCGCTGTGATGAGTTACGACAGATACGTGGCCATTTGTCACCCTCTGCCATATCATGCGCTCATGTCACAGAAACTTGTGAAACTCATCATTTTCATGTGGCTGTTCCCCATGCTGgcatttttaattgttttcattttcactcttcagctgaGGTTTTGTAATAGATCCATTGAGAAGGTGTACTGTGCTAACTTCCTTCTGGTGAAACTTGCTTGCACGGATACTTCTGTTGTTAACATAATTGGCCTGTTATCTGTAGGTGTCTATGCATTACCACAGCTTATCATGATCTTTTATTCATATGCACACATCCTAAGGATATGTGCACTGTCATTCGGCAAATCTGGGTTCAAAGCCTTGAAGACTTGCACGCCGCACCTACTAGCAATCACTAACTTCTCCATCGGGTGTTTTTTTGAAATAGCACAAAGTCGATTCAACATTAGGAACCTGCCTTACGgagtaaagttgtttttatctttgtacTTTTTGATATTCCCGCCCATCCTTAATCCAGCGATCTATGGTTTGGGTATCCAAAGCATAAGAGTGCAACTGTTTAAGCATTTTAGCAGAAAAAGTAAGCAAGTGCGAATGATGTAA